In Aspergillus luchuensis IFO 4308 DNA, chromosome 1, nearly complete sequence, the following are encoded in one genomic region:
- a CDS encoding beta-ketoacyl reductase (COG:Q;~EggNog:ENOG410PVV8;~InterPro:IPR009081,IPR036736,IPR036291,IPR020806, IPR013968;~PFAM:PF00550,PF08659;~antiSMASH:Cluster_1.19;~go_function: GO:0031177 - phosphopantetheine binding [Evidence IEA]), with amino-acid sequence MQGGQHIGKIVVKMPEEPKELPTNVGLESSPLFFSEKAYLLVGGLGGLGGLGRAVSAWMIENGARYLVYLSPTAHTKPRTEEVFRELQALGGNTTLVTGTVTNIEDIRRAVELSPRPIAGVLHMPMLLRDRSVVQMTIEDWEGATAPKVQGAWNLHQVFDHNMDLDFFLIFSSIVGHQGNWGQTNYAAGGTFQNALTHHRRALGLPANVIDVGVMGEVGYVSEHAATFQKLKGVNLLLSESEVLQSIRVVLSQHRAAKAAGAESSGGIADLLVGYISQTRGLNGLAKDDVRVSVHRNLNTSRRSGLVSGDSPLKQFLNTVAANPEVLREDSSLEIVTNEIVNMLCSIMSLRKESMDITSSLTALGLDSLVSVEIRRWWRQNLGLEISVLQISSLGSVQQLGVLAIDSLQEKYLGGEGQHNSSEK; translated from the exons ATGCAAGGTGGACAGCACATCGGGAAGATTGTGGTGAAGATGCCCGAGGAGCCGAAGGAGTTACCCACAAACGTCGGTCTTGAAAGCTCACCACTCTTTTTTAGCGAGAAGGCATACCTCCTTGTCGGTGGCCTGGGTGGCCTGGGTGGACTGGGTCGAGCTGTGTCGGCCTGGATGATTGAGAATGGGGCGCGGTATCTGGTTTATCTCTCTCCCACTGCGCACACCAAGCCCAGGACGGAAGAGGTATTTCGCGAACTTCAAGCTTTGGGTGGCAACACCACGCTGGTTACAGGAACTGTCACGAACATCGAGGACATCAGGCGGGCAGTGGAACTTAGCCCTCGACCTATCGCAGGTGTGCTACACATGCCAATGCTATTAAGA GATCGATCTGTAGTGCAGATGACAATAGAAGACTGGGAGGGAGCAACCGCACCCAAAGTGCAGGGAGCGTGGAATCTGCACCAGGTCTTTGACCACAATATGGACCTagacttcttcctcatcttcagtTCCATTGTGGGTCATCAAGGGAACTGGGGGCAGACCAACTACGCTGCTGGAGGCACCTTCCAGAATGCCCTGACCCATCATCGCCGAGCTCTCGGGCTGCCGGCCAATGTCATTGACGTCGGCGTCATGGGTGAAGTGGGCTACGTCAGTGAGCACGCCGCAACCTTCCAGAAACTGAAGGGCGTCAACCTTCTACTCTCCGAGAGCGAAGTCCTGCAATCGATCCGGGTGGTTCTTAGTCAGCACCGTGCTGCAAAAGCCGCCGGGGCCGAGAGCTCAGGTGGGATCGCCGACCTCCTTGTCGGCTATATATCCCAAACAAGGGGACTCAACGGCCTTGCCAAGGATGACGTCCGAGTGAGCGTGCATCGCAACCTGAACACATCTCGTAGGAGCGGTCTGGTCTCGGGCGACAGTCCCTTGAAACAATTCCTCAACACGGTGGCTGCCAACCCCGAGGTCTTGCGCGAGGACTCGAGCCTCGAGATTGTTACCAACGAGATTGTGAATATGCTGTGCTCCATCATGTCATTGCGCAAGGAAAGTATGGATATAACCTCCTCGTTGACTGCCCTAGGCCTTGATTCCCTGGTCAGTGTCGAGATACGCAGATGGTGGCGTCAGAACCTTGGGCTTGAAATCAGCGTGCTGCAAATCTCCTCGCTGGGTTCCGTACAGCAGCTAGGGGTGCTAGCTATCGATTCACTTCAGGAGAAGTACCTAGGAGGTGAGGGACAGCACAATTCTTCTGAGAAGTAA
- a CDS encoding type I iterative PKS (COG:Q;~EggNog:ENOG410PVV8;~InterPro:IPR016036,IPR016035,IPR016039,IPR042104, IPR014030,IPR011032,IPR013154,IPR001227,IPR013217, IPR032821,IPR014031,IPR014043,IPR020807,IPR020843, IPR020841,IPR013149,IPR029063,IPR036291;~PFAM:PF16197,PF00109,PF13489,PF02801,PF00698, PF13847,PF13649,PF14765,PF00107,PF08242,PF08240,PF08241;~SMCOG1022:Beta-ketoacyl synthase;~antiSMASH:Cluster_1.19;~go_function: GO:0016491 - oxidoreductase activity [Evidence IEA];~go_function: GO:0016740 - transferase activity [Evidence IEA];~go_function: GO:0016746 - transferase activity, transferring acyl groups [Evidence IEA];~go_process: GO:0055114 - oxidation-reduction process [Evidence IEA]), producing MGSIATSETATSCPLAIVGIGLRLPGGVTNDSEFWDLLVNKRCARRELPADRYSIDGFYSESGKSGSVRCKYAYCLDEDIGKFDAEFFNISPIELARMDPQQRLLLKVVWECMESGGQVDWQGKDIACFVGVFGEDWLDMTRKDYQNLGQGRVGGTGDFAIANRVSYHYDLTGPSCTVRTACSSSLVGLDMAQRAIATGECSSAIVAGTSLLLTPTYTIAMTEEGALSPDGMCKTFDASANGYARGEAINAIYVKKLEDAIRDNDPIRGVIRGTGTNSDGKTPGLSTPSAEAQAALIRKTYEQAGISDLAQTGYIEAHGTGTALGDRIEAGAIANVFGENGIIMGAVKPNLGHSEGASGLTGLIKAALALERRQIPPNIHFSTPNPGIPFEEAQLRVPTEITPWPADRMERVSVNSFGIGGVNAHAIVESAPFHVRGVKKNKDSKGRPYVHVVSADSMESLSARINATKEYLATSQAPAIDIAYTLCQRRDHMICRGFVTSDDDGQPALSDARRSPAKSPSLVFVFNGQGAQWAGMAAELLQALPSFRNSIERMDIALRGLEDPPSWTISETLADAAVGSWTGKAEFVQPLCTALQIGLVDLFAEWNIRPATVVGHSSGEIAAAYAMGSLTAEEAIVVAFYRGKLASSLPVEGAMAAVGLSAQEVETFLVEGAVVACENSPQSVTISGDVDKVEAVAERIKLARPETFYRRLQVNIAYHSHHMRAIGEKYRAILERYVGTHPPLPYSTVTTDSESGPPQLDAAYWQKNLESPVRFCSAVESLLKDEESAVFLEIGPHSTLAGPLRQIFSSSRSPANPVHVSSLVRGKDLVGSLMATAGHIYTLGLDVNLGRVNGTRDETVLTDMPLYPWQERTSYWEESRVTKQWRLRKFPNHELLGSPVLEASDLEPAWRNILRLEDVPWLEDHRVGGDIVFPGAGYVAIVGEAMRRITSIPQYTVHRLHMNNALLLQAGTPVELITNLRPAKITSVSDSAAFEFTISSFVNDHWTKHATGLVRGGQWKPRDDCRLGDSLPRRINSLVWYRALSTLGLTYGPTFQGLEDITVDPTGGNAIATVNDKFADSESYYHIHPTIIDQCLQLMILAKCGGKPRKIERPVVPKTITELQVAPASEAVRIQVSVGAAEGDALDGRIVAFSNGEPVLQMQGCTFSSLDMAERVDDLAAVEMKWAPHIDLVPYQDLFQVKSSKNNAILLEQLTVLCVLATHERLRSTDILIDHFTKYKSWLETETTRITNGEYNHIIPEARDWAALDSQQRLSLIKARSVNAVENEQSAPLRMAVESIFENITSLATGEIEPLELLTKDNVLSNLYASKKQIESFFATMGHTRPTIKILEIGAGTGSTTARALKSLVTNAGMRMYSEYTFTDISPGFFARAKEQFQSYEQVNYRVLDITKDPEEQGFSSHRFDLIIADNVLHATPSLHTTLCNVRKLLAPGGKLFLQELCTEMLFMSFIMGTLPGWWLGSEDGRSTKPYVPVQRWDEELRKAGFNGVDSAVYDDEEPYQVNAYIISSPAADEGASARSPITLLYHSKISDAARNIERSFIKMGYDVSWQKLGQDMPTGQLVVSLLDLESPFFHEINGQDWDAFVAYTTSSEFEGMVWLTKNCQMHCTDPRYALVLGVARNLRFEISVDFVTVEVDDLASQEATDGLLKTVANFLAQKKREGAEIDPEYAVANGTVHVPRYFPYSPSEHAEEPEEGTGRKLFIEKNGSLDSLAWIQTHTRELGDNEVEIRLEAIGLNFKDVLIAMGVIPGSKTALGLEGSGTVVRTGFGVTRVQPGDRVMTGASRGCFSTSVITAENLCVRIPDSLSFEDAATIPSVFLTAIHSLMELAKLQSGDTILIHSACGGVGQAAIQLSKMIGAEIYTTVGSEEKVRFLMENFGIPRSRIYNSRDASFADQVLHDTEGRGVDVVLNSLSGELLHASWRCVASFGTMIELGKRDFLDYGMLSMNEFADNRNFSGVDLSVLIDRKPQVIQR from the exons ATGGGCAGCATTGCAACCTCTGAGACGGCCACTTCCTGCCCACTAGCCATCGTAGGGATTGGGTTGAGGCTCCCCGGAGGAGTAACGAACGACTCTGAATTCTGGGACCTTCTCGTGAACAAGCGGTGCGCTCGTAGGGAACTACCCGCAGACCGGTACAGCATCGATGGGTTCTACAGCGAGTCGGGAAAAAGCGGATCGGTGCGGTGCAAGTATGCTTATTGCCTGGATGAAGACATTGGCAAGTTCGACGCGGAATTCTTCAACATCTCCCCCATCGAGCTGGCCAGAATGGACCCACAGCAACGGCTACTACTGAAGGTGGTCTGGGAATGCATGGAGAGCGGAGGTCAGGTCGACTGGCAGGGCAAGGACATTGCGTGCTTTGTCGGAGTCTTTGGAGAAGACTGGCTGGATATGACCCGCAAAGACTATCAAAATTTGGGCCAGGGTCGGGTTGGTGGCACAGGTGACTTTGCCATTGCCAATCGCGTCTCTTACCACTACGACCTCACAGGGCCAAG CTGCACAGTTCGAACGGCCTGCTCCTCATCTCTGGTCGGACTTGATATGGCTCAACGTGCCATTGCAACAGGGGAATGCTCATCCGCCATCGTGGCAGGAAccagcctcctcctcacACCAACTTATACAATTGCCATGACTGAAGAAGGAGCACTCTCTCCAGACGGAATGTGTAAGACGTTTGACGCCTCTGCAAATGGATACGCTCGCGGTGAGGCAATTAACGCTATCTATGTAAAGAAGCTTGAGGATGCAATTCGTGACAATGACCCCATCCGCGGTGTTATTCGGGGAACGGGGACAAACAGTGATGGGAAAACTCCAGGATTATCCACTCCCAGCGCCGAGGCCCAAGCAGCGCTCATCCGGAAAACCTATGAGCAGGCTGGAATTTCAGACCTTGCTCAGACGGGCTATATCGAGGCTCATGGAACAGGAACCGCTCTCGGAGATCGAATCGAGGCTGGGGCGATTGCCAACGTTTTTGGTGAAAACGGGATTATTATGGGCGCG GTGAAACCCAATCTCGGCCATTCTGAGGGTGCCTCCGGACTTACCGGCCTGATCAAAGCTGCGCTGGCTCTCGAGCGCAGACAGATCCCGCCAAACATTCACTTCAGCACACCCAATCCAGGCA TTCCCTTCGAGGAAGCCCAACTCAGAGTGCCCACTGAAATTACCCCCTGGCCAGCAGACCGCATGGAAAGGGTCAGTGTCAACTCCTTCGGTATTGGCGGCGTCAACGCGCAT GCCATTGTCGAATCCGCTCCATTCCATGTCAGGGGCGTAAAGAAGAACAAAGACAGCAAAGGGCGCCCATATGTCCATGTTGTGTCTGCTGACAGCATGGAATCCCTCAGTGCCCGAATTAACGCCACAAAGGAGTATCTGGCTACCAGCCAAGCCCCCGCAATCGACATCGCATACACACTTTGTCAGCGTCGAGACCACATGATATGTCGAGGCTTCGTGACAAGTGATGACGACGGTCAGCCTGCGCTGTCGGATGCGCGCAGATCCCCTGCGAAGTCCCCAAGCCTGGTCTTTGTCTTTAACGGGCAAGGCGCGCAATGGGCAGGTATGGCAGCCGAGCTTCTGCAGGCTTTACCTTCCTTCCGAAACAGCATAGAAAGAATGGATATAGCCTTGCGGGGGTTGGAGGATCCCCCATCATGGACAATCTCAG AGACTTTGGCTGATGCAGCCGTCGGATCCTGGACCGGCAAAGCAGAGTTCGTACAGCCTCTGTGCACAGCCCTCCAAATTGGCCTCGTGGACCTATTCGCCGAGTGGAACATTCGGCCAGCCACAGTAGTGGGCCATTCTAGTGGAGAAATAGCTGCAGCGTATGCGATGGGGAGCTtgacagcagaagaagcgaTTGTGGTTGCTTTCTACCGCGGGAAGTTGGCCAGCTCACTCCCGGTTGAAGGGGCCATGGCTGCCGTTGGTTTGAGTGCCCAGGAAGTTGAAACGTTTTTGGTGGAGGGAGCAGTAGTTGCCTGCGAGAATAGTCCTCAGAGTGTGACTATCTCTGGCGATGTGGACAAGGTCGAAGCTGTCGCCGAGAGAATCAAACTTGCACGGCCGGAAACCTTCTACAGACGCCTTCAAGTTAATATTGCATACCATTCCC ATCACATGAGAGCCATCGGGGAGAAATACAGGGCCATCCTCGAAAGATACGTTGGAACTCATCCCCCCCTTCCATATTCAACAGTGACCACAGATTCTGAATCGGGTCCGCCTCAGCTAGACGCTGCGTACTGGCAGAAGAACCTGGAGTCCCCCGTGCGCTTCTGTTCCGCGGTTGAGTCCTTACTCAAGGACGAAGAAAGTGCGGTGTTCCTCGAGATCGGGCCGCACTCAACACTGGCCGGTCCCCTCCGGCAGATCTTTTCATCTAGTCGATCGCCGGCGAATCCCGTTCACGTTTCCTCACTGGTCAGAGGAAAGGACTTGGTGGGCAGTTTGATGGCCACGGCGGGCCATATCTATACTCTTGGTTTGGACGTCAACCTCGGTCGTGTCAACGGAACTCGGGACGAGACAGTTCTCACAGACATGCCACTTTACCCTTGGCAGGAACGCACCTCATACTGGGAAGAAAGCAGGGTCACGAAGCAGTGGAGGCTCCGGAAATTTCCGAATCATGAGCTTTTGGGGTCGCCAGTGCTGGAGGCCAGCGATTTGGAGCCTGCGTGGAGAAATATTCTGCGACTGGAGGATGTGCCGTGGCTGGAAGATCATAGGGTCGGCGGTGACATTGTCTTTCCAGGTGCTGGATATGTCGCTATAGTCGGAGAAGCCATGCGAAGGATAACTAGCATACCCCAGTATACTGTCCATCGGCTGCATATGAACaatgctttgcttcttcaaGCAGGGACTCCGGTGGAGCTGATAACCAATCTCAGACCGGCAAAGATCACCAGCGTATCGGACTCGGCGGCTTTTGAGTTCACGATTTCTTCCTTCGTCAACGATCACTGGACGAAGCATGCTACTGGCCTGGTAAGGGGCGGACAGTGGAAACCAAGAGATGATTGTCGTCTTGGAGATTCCTTGCCCCGCAGAATCAATTCGCTCGTCTGGTACCGCGCTCTTTCCACCCTTGGCTTGACGTACGGGCCAACCTTCCAGGGTCTGGAGGATATTACGGTGGATCCGACGGGTGGCAATGCAATTGCTACAGTGAATGACAAGTTCGCGGATAGCGAGTCTTATTATCACATTcatcccaccatcatcgaccaGTGTCTGCAGCTGATGATCCTGGCAAAATGTGGCGGAAAGCCACGCAAGATCGAGCGTCCAGTGGTACCAAAGACAATCACGGAGCTTCAAGTCGCACCCGCAAGCGAAGCTGTCCGTATCCAGGTATCTGTTGGTGCAGCAGAGGGCGATGCACTTGATGGGCGCATAGTGGCCTTTTCGAATGGGGAGCCTGTTCTCCAGATGCAGGGCTGTACATTCAGTAGCCTGGATATGGCGGAGAGGGTTGACGATCTGGCGGCAGTGGAGATGAAGTGGGCTCCTCATATCGACCTCGTGCCATATCAGGACCTTTTCCAGGTGAAGTCTAGCAAGAACAATGCGATTTTGCTGGAACAACTCACCGTTCTCTGTGTCCTCGCAACTCACGAGCGTCTTCGATCCACCGATATCCTGATCGATCATTTTACCAAATATAAAAGCTGGCTTGAAACGGAGACAACGCGGATTACCAATGGCGAGTACAACCATATCATCCCCGAGGCTCGTGATTGGGCAGCATTGGACTCGCAACAACGCCTTTCCCTCATCAAAGCAAGATCAGTGAATGCAGTGGAAAATGAGCAATCAGCACCTCTGAGGATGGCCGTGGAATCCATATTCGAGAACATTACGAGTCTGGCGACGGGCGAGATTGAGCCACTGGAGCTCCTGACGAAAGATAATGTTCTGTCAAACTTATACGCCTCCAAGAAGCAGATAGAATCTTTCTTCGCCACGATGGGTCACACCAGGCCTACCATAAAAATCCTCGAGATCGGCGCAGGGACTGGCAGTACAACAGCCAGAGCTCTTAAGTCGCTTGTTACCAATGCCGGCATGCGCATGTACTCGGAGTACACCTTTACCGACATCTCCCCGGGTTTTTTCGCCAGAGCGAAGGAGCAATTTCAGAGCTACGAACAGGTGAATTACCGTGTTCTCGATATTACCAAAGACCCCGAAGAGCAAGGTTTTTCATCTCACAGATTTGACCTGATCATCGCCGACAAT GTCTTACATGCAACGCCTTCGCTACACACAACTCTATGCAATGTTCGAAAACTGCTTGCACCCGGCGGTAAGCTCTTTCTTCAAGAGCTTTGCACAG AGATGCTTTTCATGTCCTTCATTATG GGTACACTTccagggtggtggttgggcaGCGAGGACGGACGCAGCACCAAGCCCTATGTCCCCGTTCAGAGATGGGACGAAGAGCTCCGGAAGGCCGGATTCAATGGAGTTGACTCCGCCGTctacgatgatgaagagcccTACCAGGTTAATGCTTACATTATCTCCTCTCCAGCGGCGGACGAAGGAGCCTCTGCCCGCTCACCGATTACCCTCCTGTATCACTCCAAGATTAGCGACGCAGCAAGGAATATCGAGCGCAGCTTTATTAAGATGGGCTACGATGTTTCCTGGCAAAAGCTGGGCCAGGATATGCCGACAGGGCAACTTGTGGTTTCCTTATTGGACCTAGAAAGCCCCTTCTTCCACGAAATCAATGGCCAGGATTGGGACGCCTTCGTTGCCTATACTACCTCGAGTGAGTTTGAAGGAATGGTCTGGCTAACGAAGAACTGCCAGATGCACTGCACCGATCCACGCTATGCACTAGTGTTGGGAGTGGCGCGGAATCTCCGGTTCGAAATATCGGTTGATTTTGTGACAGTGGAAGTCGACGACCTTGCTTCCCAAGAAGCCACGGATGGTTTGTTAAAGACTGTAGCAAACTTTctcgcgcagaagaagcGAGAGGGAGCGGAGATTGACCCTGAATACGCGGTCGCCAACGGTACAGTACATGTTCCCAGATATTTCCCATACTCGCCAAGTGAGCACGCAGAGGAACCGGAAGAGGGCACTGGAAGAAAGTTATTCATTGAGAAGAATGGGTCGCTCGACTCGTTGGCTTGGATACAGACTCATACAAGAGAACTGGGCGACAACGAGGTTGAGATTCGCTTGGAGGCTATTGGGCTCAACTTCAAG GATGTGCTCATTGCAATGGGCGTAATCCCTGGATCGAAGACCGCACTGGGACTCGAAGGGTCAGGAACAGTTGTCAGGACCGGATTTGGGGTTACCCGAGTTCAACCAGGCGATCGAGTAATGACCGGGGCCTCAAGAGGATGCTTCTCAACCAGTGTGATTACGGCAGAGAATCTCTGTGTTCGTATTCCGGACAGCCTGAGCTTTGAGGACGCTGCCACTATCCCAAGTGTGTTTTTAACCGCGATCCACTCTCTGATGGAGCTTGCCAAGTTGCAATCAGGAGAT ACTATTCTTATTCACTCGGCTTGCGGAGGCGTTGGCCAGGCTGCTATTCAGCTTAGTAAAATGATCGGGGCCGAG ATTTATACCACCGTTGGGAGCGAAGAAAAAGTTCGGTTTCTCATGGAGAACTTTGGGATCCCGCGATCCCGGATCTACAATTCACGAGATGCCAGCTTCGCCGATCAGGTCCTTCACGACACcgaggggagaggagtcGACGTGGTGCTGAACTCCCTGTCTGGAGAGCTGCTTCACGCATCCTGGCGGTGCGTTGCCAGCTTCGGAACAATGATAGAACTTGGCAAGCGCGATTTCCTTGACTACGGAATGCTCAGTATGAACGAGTTCGCAGACAACCGGAATTTCTCCGGTGTTGACCTATCCGTGTTGATTGATCGGAAGCCGCAGGTGATCCAACGGTGA